A section of the Archocentrus centrarchus isolate MPI-CPG fArcCen1 chromosome 20, fArcCen1, whole genome shotgun sequence genome encodes:
- the lrrc31 gene encoding leucine-rich repeat-containing protein 31 isoform X2, producing MTESADGQRGRDGSGSRWRGSPLDAIMNQIRRKRTASDRKPLGRFLSWTSDRPGIPEDGESEMKEDRGPSSGFAASVESQLDVGWGRVCVFLQRLGKKADSRSLSLAHCDLTATDLLELATLLQFLPQVEEMDVSWNELIGGCLAALTTHLRHVAGVRTLRLCSCRLNADDIAALGESLDCISALEILDLSWNSGVGGGALHGLLGKLHPSLRELHLVACRLNVADATALGGMVAALPRLCVLDVSCNDELTQEVDSGGFRELAASLSHATSLTSLRLQACGLTADSLDALGGSLRYLPSMRELDLSCNKLLAGGLSHLTFHLSHVTHLECLDLHLCCLTRGDLEALIQVLPSLTALMELNVSSNKEAGGVVHLLVSALPLMQMRRLPLNSCYLSNESFTALALAVPYLHSVDVSWCKAVGGRLALLLDALQPSVITELRLSSCELTTDDVQHLAAVCRRGCLSSLRALDLSYNSSVGDAGWCALFAAGGLGSLEDVDVSLRPSASAPCSAWLPALLRALPQTPALARLAMQRWTAGSQERQQLSYCLRKRSVLLEWDPVSNQESPEESQPEE from the exons ATGACGGAGTCTGCAG ATGGTCAGCGGGGGCGGGACGGCAGCGGCAGCAGGTGGAGAGGTTCCCCTCTCGATGCCATCATGAATCAGATCCGCAGGAAGCGCACGGCCTCAGACAGGAAGCCGTTGGGCCGCTTCCTGTCGTGGACCTCGGACAGGCCGGGCATCCCGGAGGACGGAGAGTCGGAGATGAAAGAGGACAGAGGACCGAGCTCAG GCTTTGCAGCGTCGGTGGAGAGCCAGCTGGACGTCGGCTGGGGTCGAGTGTGCGTTTTCCTGCAGAGACTCGGGAAGAAAGCCGACAGCCGGAGCCTCAGTCTGGCTCACTGTGATCTGACAGCTACAGACCTGCTGGAGCTcg CCACGTTGCTGCAGTTCCTCCCCCAGGTTGAAGAGATGGATGTCTCCTGGAACGAGCTGATTGGAGGATGCCTGGCGGCGCTGACGACTCATCTGCGACACGTCGCCGGGGTGAGGACGCTGaggctctgcagctgcaggCTGAATGCCGACGACATCGCCGCTCTTG GCGAATCTCTCGACTGCATCTCTGCTTTGGAAATCCTCGATTTGTCCTGGAACAGCGGCGTCGGTGGCGGTGCGCTGCATGGCCTGCTGGGTAAACTTCACCCATCGCTGAGGGAGCTCCACTTGGTGGCCTGTCGGCTCAATGTGGCGGATGCTACAGCGCTGG GAGGAATGGTGGCTGCTCTCCCCAGACTCTGCGTGCTGGACGTCTCTTGTAACGATGAGCTCACGCAGGAAGTGGACAGCGGCGGCTTCAGAGAGTTGGCCGCCTCCCTCTCTCACGCCACTTCCCTCACCTCGCTTCGATTGCAGGCCTGCGGTCTGACAGCAGACAGCCTTGATGCGCTCG GTGGGTCCCTCCGTTACCTCCCCTCTATGCGAGAGTTGGACCTGTCCTGTAACAAACTGCTAGCTGGTGGCCTTAGCCACCTCACCTTTCACCTGTCTCACGTCACACACCTGGAGTGTCTCGACCTGCACCTGTGCTGCCTCACGCGGGGTGACCTGGAGGCCCTGA TCCAGGTGCTGCCCTCTCTCACGGCCCTGATGGAGCTCAACGTGTCATCCAACAAGGAGGCGGGAGGCGTGGTCCACCTGCTGGTCTCTGCCCTCCCTCTGATGCAAATGAGGCGACTGCCACTCAACAGCTGCTACCTGAGCAACGAGTCCTTCACTGCTCtgg cccTGGCAGTGCCCTATCTGCACAGTGTGGATGTGTCCTGGTGTAAAGCAGTTGGTGGTCGCTTGGCGCTGCTGCTGGACGCTCTGCAGCCGTCAGTCATCACTGAGCTCCGCCTCAGCAGCTGCGAGCTCACCACTGATGATGTGCAACATCTGg CTGCCGTGTGCAGGCGCGgctgtctctcctctctccgAGCTCTGGACCTGTCCTACAACAGCTCGGTTGGAGACGCCGGTTGGTGCGCTCTGTTTGCAGCGGGAGGTCTCGGCTCACTGGAGGACGTGGACGTCAGCCTGCGACCTTCGGCCTCCGCTCCCTGCTCGGCCTGGCTGCCCGCCCTGCTCAGGGCTCTGCCTCAAACGCCGGCGCTGGCTCGGCTGGCGATGCAGAGGTGGACGGCCGGCTCTCAGGAGAGACAGCAGCTGAGCTACTgcctgaggaagaggagcgtCCTGCTGGAGTGGGATCCAGTGTCCAATCAGGAGAGCCCAGAAGAGTCTCAGCCTGAGGAGTAG
- the lrrc34 gene encoding leucine-rich repeat-containing protein 34 isoform X3 yields the protein MMAAPRSLAELYGAVCAERQVKVNPDISRPLEETPETGCGRNFTLKLPGNTRPRQVQRLGDDDVLALCKCLQNSECVTGLDLRYNSITDGGAEHLAELLQEGRSSLRCLDLMFNDIQAAGARVLASSLQDTVSVMALISALRRNEALRSVDISRPLLFSHQEEWAVHCSAMLAVNSTLVELHLGKMGMTDTGMERLTEGLRRNRGLRYLDLRCNRVTRDGARHLASMLKQNRVLEIVDLSSNRIEDDGAAHLSEAISWPGCSLKELSVCRNSIAAEGLLSLAQAVKANTSLTHIYIWGNYLEEPVCQDFRELISSGRLRQEQTDVTPYEVDGHVFLAEVFQSLRKHVYSTDCDGTDVPAKTDATL from the exons atgatggccgcCCCTCGGAGCCTCGCGGAGCTTTATGGAGCTGTGTGCGCGGAGCGACAGGTTAAAGTAAACCCGGACATTTCACGACCCTTAGAGGAGACGCCGGAAACAGG GTGTGGCAGGAATTTCACCTTGAAACTTCCAGGAAACACGAGGCCGCGGCAGGTTCAGAGACTCGGTGATGATGACGTCCTCGCTCTCTGTAAATGTCTCCAGAACAGCGAGTGTGTGACAG GTCTCGATCTGAGGTACAACAGCATAACAGATGGAGGAGCAGAGCACCTCGCTGAGCTCTTACAG GAGGGACGTTCATCCCTGCGCTGTTTGGACCTGATGTTTAACGACATTCAGGCGGCCGGAGCTCGGGTCCTCGCCAGCAGCCTGCAG GACACCGTCAGCGTGATGGCGCTCATCAGCGCGCTGAGGAGAAACGAGGCTCTTCGTTCTGTCGATATCAGCCGGCCGCTGCTCTTCAGCCACCAG GAGGAGTGGGCGGTGCACTGCTCGGCGATGTTGGCAGTGAACAGCACCCTGGTGGAGCTCCACCTGGGGAAGATGGGGATGACCGACACCGGGATGGAGCGGCTCACCGAAGGCCTGAGGCGGAACCGCGGCCTGCGCTACCTGGACCTGCGCTG CAACCGTGTGACCCGAGACGGCGCGCGTCATCTCGCCTCGATGCTGAAGCAGAACAGGGTCCTGGAGATTGTAGATCTGTCATCCAATCGGATTGAGGATGATGGAGCGGCACACCTGAGCGAAGCCATCTCCTGGCCGGGCTGCAGCCTGAAAGA GCTGTCTGTGTGCAGAAACAGCATCGCAGCCGAGGGGCTGCTGTCTTTGGCTCAGGCTGTGAAAGCAAACACGAGTCTAACTCACATCTACATCTGGGGAAACTACCTGGAGGAGCCTGTGTGCCAG GACTTCAGGGAGCTGATATCCAGCGGCCGCCTGCGTCAGGAGCAGACGGACGTCACCCCGTACGAGGTGGACGGTCACGTGTTCCTCGCTGAGGTCTTCCAGAGTTTGaggaaacatgtttacagcactGATTGTGATGGCACAGATGTGCCTGCAAAGACTGATGCCACCCTTTAA
- the lrrc34 gene encoding leucine-rich repeat-containing protein 34 isoform X2 has translation MMAAPRSLAELYGAVCAERQVKVNPDISRPLEETPETGNFTLKLPGNTRPRQVQRLGDDDVLALCKCLQNSECVTGLDLRYNSITDGGAEHLAELLQEGRSSLRCLDLMFNDIQAAGARVLASSLQGNSSLLSLRLSGNKIGRGGGMEVAGMLQENSTLQELQLADCDLDTVSVMALISALRRNEALRSVDISRPLLFSHQEEWAVHCSAMLAVNSTLVELHLGKMGMTDTGMERLTEGLRRNRGLRYLDLRCNRVTRDGARHLASMLKQNRVLEIVDLSSNRIEDDGAAHLSEAISWPGCSLKELSVCRNSIAAEGLLSLAQAVKANTSLTHIYIWGNYLEEPVCQDFRELISSGRLRQEQTDVTPYEVDGHVFLAEVFQSLRKHVYSTDCDGTDVPAKTDATL, from the exons atgatggccgcCCCTCGGAGCCTCGCGGAGCTTTATGGAGCTGTGTGCGCGGAGCGACAGGTTAAAGTAAACCCGGACATTTCACGACCCTTAGAGGAGACGCCGGAAACAGG GAATTTCACCTTGAAACTTCCAGGAAACACGAGGCCGCGGCAGGTTCAGAGACTCGGTGATGATGACGTCCTCGCTCTCTGTAAATGTCTCCAGAACAGCGAGTGTGTGACAG GTCTCGATCTGAGGTACAACAGCATAACAGATGGAGGAGCAGAGCACCTCGCTGAGCTCTTACAG GAGGGACGTTCATCCCTGCGCTGTTTGGACCTGATGTTTAACGACATTCAGGCGGCCGGAGCTCGGGTCCTCGCCAGCAGCCTGCAG gGTAACAGCAGCCTGCTCTCTCTCAGGCTGTCGGGTAATAAGATCGGGAGGGGAGGAGGTATGGAAGTGGCCGGcatgctgcaggagaacagcacGCTACAGGAGCTGCAGCTGGCCGACTGCGACCTG GACACCGTCAGCGTGATGGCGCTCATCAGCGCGCTGAGGAGAAACGAGGCTCTTCGTTCTGTCGATATCAGCCGGCCGCTGCTCTTCAGCCACCAG GAGGAGTGGGCGGTGCACTGCTCGGCGATGTTGGCAGTGAACAGCACCCTGGTGGAGCTCCACCTGGGGAAGATGGGGATGACCGACACCGGGATGGAGCGGCTCACCGAAGGCCTGAGGCGGAACCGCGGCCTGCGCTACCTGGACCTGCGCTG CAACCGTGTGACCCGAGACGGCGCGCGTCATCTCGCCTCGATGCTGAAGCAGAACAGGGTCCTGGAGATTGTAGATCTGTCATCCAATCGGATTGAGGATGATGGAGCGGCACACCTGAGCGAAGCCATCTCCTGGCCGGGCTGCAGCCTGAAAGA GCTGTCTGTGTGCAGAAACAGCATCGCAGCCGAGGGGCTGCTGTCTTTGGCTCAGGCTGTGAAAGCAAACACGAGTCTAACTCACATCTACATCTGGGGAAACTACCTGGAGGAGCCTGTGTGCCAG GACTTCAGGGAGCTGATATCCAGCGGCCGCCTGCGTCAGGAGCAGACGGACGTCACCCCGTACGAGGTGGACGGTCACGTGTTCCTCGCTGAGGTCTTCCAGAGTTTGaggaaacatgtttacagcactGATTGTGATGGCACAGATGTGCCTGCAAAGACTGATGCCACCCTTTAA
- the lrrc34 gene encoding leucine-rich repeat-containing protein 34 isoform X1: MMAAPRSLAELYGAVCAERQVKVNPDISRPLEETPETGCGRNFTLKLPGNTRPRQVQRLGDDDVLALCKCLQNSECVTGLDLRYNSITDGGAEHLAELLQEGRSSLRCLDLMFNDIQAAGARVLASSLQGNSSLLSLRLSGNKIGRGGGMEVAGMLQENSTLQELQLADCDLDTVSVMALISALRRNEALRSVDISRPLLFSHQEEWAVHCSAMLAVNSTLVELHLGKMGMTDTGMERLTEGLRRNRGLRYLDLRCNRVTRDGARHLASMLKQNRVLEIVDLSSNRIEDDGAAHLSEAISWPGCSLKELSVCRNSIAAEGLLSLAQAVKANTSLTHIYIWGNYLEEPVCQDFRELISSGRLRQEQTDVTPYEVDGHVFLAEVFQSLRKHVYSTDCDGTDVPAKTDATL, from the exons atgatggccgcCCCTCGGAGCCTCGCGGAGCTTTATGGAGCTGTGTGCGCGGAGCGACAGGTTAAAGTAAACCCGGACATTTCACGACCCTTAGAGGAGACGCCGGAAACAGG GTGTGGCAGGAATTTCACCTTGAAACTTCCAGGAAACACGAGGCCGCGGCAGGTTCAGAGACTCGGTGATGATGACGTCCTCGCTCTCTGTAAATGTCTCCAGAACAGCGAGTGTGTGACAG GTCTCGATCTGAGGTACAACAGCATAACAGATGGAGGAGCAGAGCACCTCGCTGAGCTCTTACAG GAGGGACGTTCATCCCTGCGCTGTTTGGACCTGATGTTTAACGACATTCAGGCGGCCGGAGCTCGGGTCCTCGCCAGCAGCCTGCAG gGTAACAGCAGCCTGCTCTCTCTCAGGCTGTCGGGTAATAAGATCGGGAGGGGAGGAGGTATGGAAGTGGCCGGcatgctgcaggagaacagcacGCTACAGGAGCTGCAGCTGGCCGACTGCGACCTG GACACCGTCAGCGTGATGGCGCTCATCAGCGCGCTGAGGAGAAACGAGGCTCTTCGTTCTGTCGATATCAGCCGGCCGCTGCTCTTCAGCCACCAG GAGGAGTGGGCGGTGCACTGCTCGGCGATGTTGGCAGTGAACAGCACCCTGGTGGAGCTCCACCTGGGGAAGATGGGGATGACCGACACCGGGATGGAGCGGCTCACCGAAGGCCTGAGGCGGAACCGCGGCCTGCGCTACCTGGACCTGCGCTG CAACCGTGTGACCCGAGACGGCGCGCGTCATCTCGCCTCGATGCTGAAGCAGAACAGGGTCCTGGAGATTGTAGATCTGTCATCCAATCGGATTGAGGATGATGGAGCGGCACACCTGAGCGAAGCCATCTCCTGGCCGGGCTGCAGCCTGAAAGA GCTGTCTGTGTGCAGAAACAGCATCGCAGCCGAGGGGCTGCTGTCTTTGGCTCAGGCTGTGAAAGCAAACACGAGTCTAACTCACATCTACATCTGGGGAAACTACCTGGAGGAGCCTGTGTGCCAG GACTTCAGGGAGCTGATATCCAGCGGCCGCCTGCGTCAGGAGCAGACGGACGTCACCCCGTACGAGGTGGACGGTCACGTGTTCCTCGCTGAGGTCTTCCAGAGTTTGaggaaacatgtttacagcactGATTGTGATGGCACAGATGTGCCTGCAAAGACTGATGCCACCCTTTAA
- the LOC115799298 gene encoding zinc finger protein 239-like: MFSPLEIHVKQEETVKSEPEPQLSDTDKGHPKTEKLQSDDPCGKTFNTGRRPRRRQHVHGGDGRISCDQCGKSFTQMSHLKSHKLIHSGDRPFSCTLCGRSFTQRSHLKTHHLIHTGVKPYSCNQCGKAFAYHSNLKTHQLIHTGVKPFSCDQCGKSFTRICHLKTHRRIHTGVRPFNCGQCGNAYIALSHLKRHQLTHSEVKPYICGECGQSFKDISDLKIHQYDHAGVKPFSCDQCGKSFTRNNMLNRHRLIHTGVKPFSCDQCGKSFTLLCNLKTHQRIHTGVKPFSCEQCGKSFTQMGHLKRHQFIHMEDF; encoded by the exons atgttttctccGTTAGAGATCCATGTAAAGCAG GAGGAAACTGTAAAAAGTGAACCAGAGCCTCAGCTCTCTGACACTGACAAAGGTCACCCAAAGACAGAGAAACTACAGAGCGATGACCCCTGTGGGAAGACATTTAACACCGGGAGACGGCCCAGAAGACGCCAACACGTCCACGGTGGGGACGGACGGAttagctgtgaccagtgtggaaagtcttttactcAGATGAGTCACTTAAAATCACACAAGCTCATCCACAGTGGGGATAGACCCTTTAGCTGTACGCTGTGTGGAAGGTCTTTTACTCAGAGGAGtcacttaaaaacacatcatctcatccacactggagttaAACCGTACAGCTGCAACCAGTGTGGAAAGGCTTTTGCTTACCATAGtaacttaaaaacacatcagctcaTCCACACTGGTGTCAAACCgttcagctgtgatcagtgtgggaagtCATTTACTCGGATTTGTCACTTAAAAACACATCGGCGCATACACACTGGAGTGAGACCGTTCAACTGTGGCCAGTGTGGAAACGCTTATATAGCCCTCAGTCACTTAAAAAGACATCAGTTAACCCACAGTGAGGTTAAACCATATATCTGTGGTGAGTGTGGACAGTCTTTTAAGGACATTAGTGACTTAAAAATACATCAGTACGACCACGCTGGAGTTAAACCattcagctgtgatcagtgtgggaagtCTTTTACTCGGAATAATATGTTAAATAGACATCGactcatccacactggagttaaaccgttcagctgtgatcagtgtgggaagtCTTTTACTCTCCTTTGTaacctaaaaacacatcagcgcATCCACACTGGAGTTAAACCTTTCAGCTGCGAGCAGTGCGGAAAGTCTTTCACTCAAATGGGTCATTTAAAAAGACATCAGTTCATCCACATGGAAGACTTTTAG
- the lrrc31 gene encoding leucine-rich repeat-containing protein 31 isoform X1 — protein sequence MTANKETQNGQRGRDGSGSRWRGSPLDAIMNQIRRKRTASDRKPLGRFLSWTSDRPGIPEDGESEMKEDRGPSSGFAASVESQLDVGWGRVCVFLQRLGKKADSRSLSLAHCDLTATDLLELATLLQFLPQVEEMDVSWNELIGGCLAALTTHLRHVAGVRTLRLCSCRLNADDIAALGESLDCISALEILDLSWNSGVGGGALHGLLGKLHPSLRELHLVACRLNVADATALGGMVAALPRLCVLDVSCNDELTQEVDSGGFRELAASLSHATSLTSLRLQACGLTADSLDALGGSLRYLPSMRELDLSCNKLLAGGLSHLTFHLSHVTHLECLDLHLCCLTRGDLEALIQVLPSLTALMELNVSSNKEAGGVVHLLVSALPLMQMRRLPLNSCYLSNESFTALALAVPYLHSVDVSWCKAVGGRLALLLDALQPSVITELRLSSCELTTDDVQHLAAVCRRGCLSSLRALDLSYNSSVGDAGWCALFAAGGLGSLEDVDVSLRPSASAPCSAWLPALLRALPQTPALARLAMQRWTAGSQERQQLSYCLRKRSVLLEWDPVSNQESPEESQPEE from the exons ATGACAGCAAATAAGGAAACACAGA ATGGTCAGCGGGGGCGGGACGGCAGCGGCAGCAGGTGGAGAGGTTCCCCTCTCGATGCCATCATGAATCAGATCCGCAGGAAGCGCACGGCCTCAGACAGGAAGCCGTTGGGCCGCTTCCTGTCGTGGACCTCGGACAGGCCGGGCATCCCGGAGGACGGAGAGTCGGAGATGAAAGAGGACAGAGGACCGAGCTCAG GCTTTGCAGCGTCGGTGGAGAGCCAGCTGGACGTCGGCTGGGGTCGAGTGTGCGTTTTCCTGCAGAGACTCGGGAAGAAAGCCGACAGCCGGAGCCTCAGTCTGGCTCACTGTGATCTGACAGCTACAGACCTGCTGGAGCTcg CCACGTTGCTGCAGTTCCTCCCCCAGGTTGAAGAGATGGATGTCTCCTGGAACGAGCTGATTGGAGGATGCCTGGCGGCGCTGACGACTCATCTGCGACACGTCGCCGGGGTGAGGACGCTGaggctctgcagctgcaggCTGAATGCCGACGACATCGCCGCTCTTG GCGAATCTCTCGACTGCATCTCTGCTTTGGAAATCCTCGATTTGTCCTGGAACAGCGGCGTCGGTGGCGGTGCGCTGCATGGCCTGCTGGGTAAACTTCACCCATCGCTGAGGGAGCTCCACTTGGTGGCCTGTCGGCTCAATGTGGCGGATGCTACAGCGCTGG GAGGAATGGTGGCTGCTCTCCCCAGACTCTGCGTGCTGGACGTCTCTTGTAACGATGAGCTCACGCAGGAAGTGGACAGCGGCGGCTTCAGAGAGTTGGCCGCCTCCCTCTCTCACGCCACTTCCCTCACCTCGCTTCGATTGCAGGCCTGCGGTCTGACAGCAGACAGCCTTGATGCGCTCG GTGGGTCCCTCCGTTACCTCCCCTCTATGCGAGAGTTGGACCTGTCCTGTAACAAACTGCTAGCTGGTGGCCTTAGCCACCTCACCTTTCACCTGTCTCACGTCACACACCTGGAGTGTCTCGACCTGCACCTGTGCTGCCTCACGCGGGGTGACCTGGAGGCCCTGA TCCAGGTGCTGCCCTCTCTCACGGCCCTGATGGAGCTCAACGTGTCATCCAACAAGGAGGCGGGAGGCGTGGTCCACCTGCTGGTCTCTGCCCTCCCTCTGATGCAAATGAGGCGACTGCCACTCAACAGCTGCTACCTGAGCAACGAGTCCTTCACTGCTCtgg cccTGGCAGTGCCCTATCTGCACAGTGTGGATGTGTCCTGGTGTAAAGCAGTTGGTGGTCGCTTGGCGCTGCTGCTGGACGCTCTGCAGCCGTCAGTCATCACTGAGCTCCGCCTCAGCAGCTGCGAGCTCACCACTGATGATGTGCAACATCTGg CTGCCGTGTGCAGGCGCGgctgtctctcctctctccgAGCTCTGGACCTGTCCTACAACAGCTCGGTTGGAGACGCCGGTTGGTGCGCTCTGTTTGCAGCGGGAGGTCTCGGCTCACTGGAGGACGTGGACGTCAGCCTGCGACCTTCGGCCTCCGCTCCCTGCTCGGCCTGGCTGCCCGCCCTGCTCAGGGCTCTGCCTCAAACGCCGGCGCTGGCTCGGCTGGCGATGCAGAGGTGGACGGCCGGCTCTCAGGAGAGACAGCAGCTGAGCTACTgcctgaggaagaggagcgtCCTGCTGGAGTGGGATCCAGTGTCCAATCAGGAGAGCCCAGAAGAGTCTCAGCCTGAGGAGTAG
- the eif2s3 gene encoding eukaryotic translation initiation factor 2 subunit 3, with product MAGDESGTTLGQPHLAKQDLSTLDVSTLTPLSPEIISRQATINIGTIGHVAHGKSTVVKAISGVHTVRFKNELERNITIKLGYANAKVYKLDDPSCPRPECYRSCGSSTPDEFPTDISGTKGNFKLVRHVSFVDCPGHDILMATMLNGAAVMDAALLLIAGNESCPQPQTSEHLAAIEIMKLKHILILQNKIDLVKESQAKEQYEQILAFVQGTVAEGAPIIPISAQLKYNIEVVCEYIVKKIPVPIRDFTSEPRLIVIRSFDVNKPGCEVDDLKGGVAGGSILKGVLKVGQEIEVRPGIVSKDQEGKLMCKPIFSKIVSLFAEHNDLQYAAPGGLIGVGTKIDPTLCRADRMVGQVLGAVGALPEIFTELEISYFLLRRLLGVRTEGDKKAAKVQKLSKNEVLMVNIGSLSTGGRVSAVKADLAKIVLTNPVCTEVGEKIALSRRVEKHWRLIGWGQIRRGVTITPTVDDD from the exons ATGGCGGGCGACGAGTCAGGCACGACGCTCGGGCAACCTCACCTGGCCAAACAGGATCTCAGTACTCTG GATGTGTCGACCTTGACGCCGCTCTCCCCGGAGATCATCAGCAGACAGGCCACCATCAACATCG GCACCATCGGCCATGTGGCCCACGGGAAGTCCACAGTAGTGAAAGCCATCTCTGGCGTGCACACCGTCAGGTTCAAGAATGAGCTGGAGAGAAATATCACCATCAAGCTCGGATATGCTAACGCTAAG GTCTATAAGCTGGATGACCCCAGCTGTCCCAGGCCAGAGTGCTACAGGTCGTGTGGCAGCAGCACTCCAGACGAGTTTCCCACAGACATCTCCGGCACCAAAGGCAACTTCAAACTGGTCAG ACACGTGTCATTCGTGGACTGTCCTGGTCACGACATTTTGATGGCAACCATGTTGAACGGAGCCGCCGTCATGGATGCCGCTCTCCTGCTTATTG CGGGGAACGAGTCGTGTCCTCAGCCCCAGACCTCGGAGCATCTGGCTGCCATTGAGATCATGAAGCTGAAGCACATCCTCATCCTCCAGAACAAGATCGACCTGGTGAAGGAGAGTCAGGCCAAAGAGCAGTACGAGCAGATCCTCGCCTTCGTGCAGG GCACGGTGGCCGAGGGCGCACCCATCATTCCCATCTCTGCTCAGCTGAAGTACAACATCGAGGTGGTTTGTGAGTACATCGTCAAAAAGATCCCCGTGCCCATCAGAGACTTCACGTCTGAGCCCAGACTCATTG TCATCAGATCCTTTGACGTGAACAAACCCGGCTGTGAGGTCGACGACCTGAAAGGGGGGGTGGCCGGAGGAAGTATCCTGAAGGGTGTACTCAAG GTGGGTCAGGAGATCGAGGTGCGGCCAGGTATTGTGTCCAAAGACCAGGAGGGAAAGCTGATGTGCAAGCCCATCTTCTCAAAGATCGTCTCTCTGTTCGCCGAGCACAACGACCTGCAGTACGCGGCCCCCGGAGGCCTCATCG gtGTGGGCACTAAGATCGACCCGACGCTGTGCCGAGCAGATCGAATGGTCGGTCAGGTGCTGGGCGCCGTTGGAGCGCTGCCTGAGATCTTCACCGAGCTCGAGATCTCCTATTTCCTGCTCAGGAGGCTGCTGGGAGTCCGCACGGAGGGAGACAAGAAGGCTGCTAAG GTCCAAAAGCTGTCCAAGAACGAAGTGCTGATGGTGAACATCGGCTCGCTGTCGACGGGCGGTCGCGTCAGCGCCGTCAAAGCTGATCTGGCCAAGATCGTCCTCACCAACCCCGTGTGCACAGAGGTCGGAGAGAAGATCGCTCTGAGTCGACGTGTGGAGAAACACTGGCG TCTGATTGGTTGGGGACAGATCAGGAGAGGCGTGACCATCACTCCCACAGTGGACGACGACTGA